atcagctgtttgttggctaccctgttcatctaccaaagctccgagagctctctccttctggctcaggtaggccacccaaatgacgccacacgttcgctaaagttttgatttgtttgactcgggtctaaccgattatgtattttgttgtagcgtgggtttgagtttcctctgactcgtcggcctttattgtcttcctcctctcctcctctgctgttgtggaacgtgagtataccgcttcaacttttcatcacgttgtaaaattggtacaatagcccagttacatcgcattatcctctgtatttgtaggcgcctgggtgtagctgcagactcccggttcgctctgaattgctgctgttttgtcccccctcgatacgtgcttcggactgacgcgtcgcagtgtccggtcatccgagggctatcactccgaaagcattcagcagcccagcataagttaacttgcgcaggtggcgcatgtggccgagttcagtgtgtgcgtgaatgtagtctgtgtgagtgagtgtcttgttatgtcgtggtgagaacacgattaatttgtttattttgtacattttctttgagggatgtttctttcttttgtttgattatttttgtttgacttgagttgagaacttcaatttgaattattttgtttttgtttctataaTTACTGAATGTGCACGGCttgtagcctaaaccaatgcccctggcctgagtgtcgttactaattctcatcagtcctgctctcgcctgtagcaacctctttctgtggcgagttagattttgctggtgggccctgcaattcagtttatttcattttgtttgtctttatttgctgggcaagtggcaggcccttgattacccccttatttacccttttcttttctgttaacaggtgcaggtaatcccagagggaggtcctcttccccccctggtggtgggtccggtcacgtggtgtgcagtgaattgcagtgcagtgcagtgttacctgtgtgtgagtgcaataattcaccttcacttagtgtgtgcatgggcacgagtgtttgtgtgtacttatccaagacctagacagggggcttagtataattcccccctcttgggtgcacctgccctgtatttgagaaccctccctttttgtaccgatttgtgtgagtgtgtatgtgagtgcgagtgtgtgtgtgcattgtggtggaAAAAATTTTAACTGTccggatttttatatttatatgtgaagttgttaataaagagattattttgttacggaatccacgtttcctcgttaatgcaacagaacttgtgtgggggtcaaatctaaggttttcatacagtccctgggctgtagttcccattcttatcccagggtggcgtagtctatttagtaagaaaaactgtgaaatttagagtttaaaactctcctgtccttaccacttggttacattAAGAAACGAGGACTGCACAGGATGTCATGAGTTTACAGTCTGTAAGTCTACAAAGTCAATCCTTACTACAAAAAAGGAATGTAATGTTTGTGTAGGACCAGGGGGCAAATTTGGTccacggagccattttatttggcccacgagatcatttcaaatgtgtattacagttggcccacatacaccatgaaTATGTAGAAAATATGAGTTGAAGACAAAAAATTGTGCATCACAGGAATTATGAGTGGGTCCAGACTAGTGTATGTATATCTATACTACGATAGGATGGGAACGTGTTATTTGACTAGCTTTAAATCTTCTgtatgtacaatttcaatgtatttTAAATACTGAATTCGTCCCGCGACTTCACCCCAAATTTGGATTTTGGCCTACTTGGAAttagagtttgacacccctgttgtaGACCCTTTGCAATAAccaacagacagataaacagacatagatagatagatagatagatggatagatggatagatggacagatagatagatagatagatagatagatggatagatggatagatggacagatagatagacagacagacttcatttattcaaagccagAAAATGTTGCAGTGGCGGCTGTAGAGCAGTGCACAAAATGTTGCATTAACCACATTAGTGCACTGGGAGATAATGTGCTGTAAGAGATACACTAGTTGCATTACATAGTGATGCTAGGGGAAAGTTAGGAGAAAGTTTTACACAGAATAACTTAATGAAAAAAACTCACAGAGCCTTTTTGCAGGACCGCACTGCCGGAACCAGTCTTCTCCTGCCCTCATCGGATGTCTTGTACTTCTTCAGGTCAAACTCATCCATAGGCATGGCTGCCATCATCAATGTACTGGCTAAGGCTGAGCAGTGGGCCGGTTTGAGCCGTTTCAACGCACCCGTCTCAGAGTGCATAAAAGCTTGGACCTCCTGGTGCACTGTCGTGTCATGGATTTCCACAAGGCAGTAGAGGAGGTTGATCCATCGATCAGGGGAGATGTCCTTACGTTTTATGTCTTTCAGGTTTTGAGCAGCTCTCTTTAGACAATCTGGGTTGCTGATATACCTTGGGTTGTCTTGTTGGCATGCCAGAAGTACTCTCAAGACCTTTTGGTTGGACTCCATGGCCATCCCGTGAAGGAAGCGGACGAACAGATCCAGATGCCCACTCTTGCTCTCTAGCGCACTGTTGACAGCGCACCTGAGGAGTTCCTCTAGGGAAGGGTGTTTTCTTGGGATCTTTTGCATGCTTGACTTCTTCATTAACAGAGGTCTTAGTGCTTCTGTATCCTCCTTGACATAGGACACAAAGATATACAGGGCAGCCAGAAACTCCTGAATGGTGATCTGCACAAATGTGTACATTTCCCCAAAAATGGCAGCCTGTCCCTTCAAGGTAGCAGTGCACAATCCGGAGTACACCAAGGCTTCGGTTTTGTCAAGGCCACATTGCTTTAGGTCATTATGTGAAAACATTAAGTTGCCCTCATTCAGTTGCTTAAAGGCAAGTTCCGCCAATTTCAgtatgttgtgcttttgtgcttccAAGGTATCCTGCTTTGCTGACTTATTGTCACCTTGATATTTGTGCCTACTGGTAGTCTGAATGAGCAGGAAGTGTATGAACATCTCTGTCAGAGTTGTTGGTATCTCATCACTGAATTCCATCTGCTGAAGCACAGTGGCAGCAATCCAGCAGAAGACTGGCAGGCGACACATGGCTTGGATACTTCTTGATGCCTTGATGTGGGAGATGATGCGCTCAGCCAGACCCTCATCACTGATATGCCTCTTGAAATACTCTTCCTTCTGCACATCAGTGAATCCTCTTACTTCTGTAACTTTGTCGATGACCTCAGGAGGAATTTGGTCACTTGCCACATGTCGTGACGTGATCCAGATGCGAGCGTTGGGGACCAAAGAACCCATGATCAGGCTTGTTACGAGCGTGTCCACCGAGGCTTTCTGTGAGATGTCGGACAGCTTCCGGTTTTGCTCAAAATTCAACGGGAGGTTGCACTCATCCAAAGCAAAAAAGATGAATAAAATCTGGTAATCTTCAAGCTTCACACTATTCACCCACTCTTGTAGACTAGGGTAGAGCTGAGACAAAAGCTGCTGAAGACTAATTTCCCTTTTTATTCTGTTCAGCAATCGAAGAGGGAGCAAAATCACCACATCTATGTCTTGGTTGGCCTTTCCATCTGCCCAGTCACTGATGAACCTCTGAACCAAGACGGTTTTTCCAATGCCGGGAGCTCCCTTGGTCAGCACAGCTCTGATGGGACCATTCTGTCCTGGTAGAGGATTAAAGATGTCATTATAATTGATTTGAGTGTCTTCAGAGCCTCGCACCTCTACTTGCGCAACTCCATGCTCCACATCCACGGCCTTGTATTCTCCCTCAGTGATGTAGAGGGTTGTGTCGATGCTGCCATGAGGTTTCTGTGAGTCTGGATTCAACACACGTTCACGGATGTTCTCAACCTGCTTCTTCAGATAGTCCTTGTGCTGTGTGAATATTGTTCTGTAGTTGTCATTACCTAATAAACACAGAATAGATTTAAGTGACTGCATGAGGTGGGGgattattaaaataaataaaataaaataaacatttgaaTCTTGGAAATAATGGAATGTCTCAATTGCTTGAAGAAAAGTGCTGTTTTACAAGAAAGAGGATGGCAACAGTTTAGTTTTGAGGGTGTTAGCCCATGATTTTTTCCCCAAACCTTTTACATTTTTGGTTGCATTTGAGTTGTGAAGAGGATTCTGGTtaatagggtgcatcaaacgccccctatgaaaaaatattgccttagcccgatagtaaaaatgttctacacccagtaaaaactcACTGTCTAAAAtacaatgaaccagctgacccactgctagtatcaagcaagagattgcaaagctgtatgacttatatttgtgtgtttcacctgtgggcctacaattcctgGTGTAACATCTGTACTAaggctgtgaatgctccttggaatgacttgtgttttttcaagaaatcacGCAGTAGGTCAATAGAgtacagtcaatacaactgtgaTGTTGGagagagtggcttcccaaaacctgtactaaagtgacttctaggtatgtcatgggtatcaccaggtcatGGGTTCATTGCCAAGGCCTCTCAGATAAGTTATGGTATTCATCTGatgagagtaaagtgaaatactaccacaggcgatgggataaagaagtaatggcactcttcgatacagttgtattgactgccttgtagcctagtcattccaaggagcattcacagctttagtacagatgttcctccatgaattgtaggcccacaggtgaaacacacaaatataacagtcatacagctttgcaatctcttgcttgatactagcagtggtccaaggcagcatggaattgatattgtgttgcaaaacaacAATTTTGCCTGAAGTTTGATCATCAGTCTGtcccgagactgaagtctgtgtacagtaagtggatcgactgaatatacaccctgcttagatattccttcagtttgtgctcccaatacaggtgatttcactaattacctcatcaacctggcttaagtggtaattaggatcagctggttcattatatttgcttgggcaaatgtgtcacagggtttgtccacctctgttgtaagacaatgggaaacctggattcaaaagctacaatccagtgccacagatttcaaattacctggttttacctgtccaagtgccctaactggaaaggtaaaaccagggggtgttcactcacggaactagctactagccacaactggctaaccctaatcctacctaagtgcaaaatgaatgggtgtcaatggagttttctaccattatattttttgtgattttttttataattttttgtcctgaaatattaatattcagttcaaagctagaaataataacACCCCAtatgagtagcgtttcgattattttgcgccactagattattatatactgggtcacaaagctcaatttttatgaggccaaaccataaacattagcgggatgctagcgagtacaggtcgaaatcttctaacctgctgtaaaactacacacctggggtgcgtttctaactggttagcaaccatgcttttgagaaacagggccctgaacgatttgtcaatacagcctattgttaaacaccagtcatagtgcttaccaggaatgttttgttggtgatatttgtgactggaaatcgcagtagcaatgtatttagcatatgggttcccctttccattccatacatttccccacatgaaggacttaccaacactcgccacctagtggacactccataggaactgcagtatgcatgcaaagaaaactggctacaatgggaaccaatcagtgtgaacattctccctgttagagattctctgataAAACTaggtaggtcatttggaatacgtatgtggcactggacttcagctttggaaccaggttgcccatcactatcaccattattttgcattttcatgggcctggtggacccagtagaattcatctaaatttcaacatattttacacagagtgattttactgtgcatagaacatttttatcacacagctgaggcaatatgttttttattggttgGCTTTATGCACCGAATTGTCCATTTCTATTGCAAGATTTTGACAGCATTTTGAATGGCCTTCATTTGTGATATGGCTCGCATTTTTGGTGAAGTTTTGTAACGTGGACTATCTTCTCCGTGTATACTtttgttttagtttggtataattacggacaatgcaaattactgagttttgtgtcattttgacattttttggaaggaatataatcaaaatagtcccgccgcgtggattattgttttgtgacgtgcatgtgagagccttatgtcggcaaagggtacaacagtattgattggttgtattgtttggtcttttgtagactgtctgtacgtattcactcatgaaactgtaacgtgcttcacacatAGGAGTAGTGCAGCCAGAGACGTTAGAATTAAAAGATTCTTtggtgccgcgatttcagcaccatggacagagtgCGCCCGTCCATGCAGGCAAGGCGCGTCAGGCCATGTAGACGGACATGAAAGCTTTCAACTGAtagattttcataaaaatattgccgtttggatttgttttagactgtgaatttcacatatatgtttcaaaacacctcttctgacaacatccagtatggatttaGTTATGAGTTAAGCTTAAACCTGTTTAATCGAGGTCGGCTTGTAGGCTataacttccggggcacatagACTACGGACgagagatgaaaatatcaaaaatgaaaaatagtacgtcaaccttttttttcattggcgttattttgaaatgaagtagaaaataacatttggaaatacagatcaaaatttgttttttcgtttatcactaaaacgaaataatgaaataaccagccgtttttcgttttttgttatttggttatcgggagtggtgattctgcatgtaatactgggtgacagtgcagacagtaaagagagaaaaactgccgttctgaagcgtgtacgttgataaaaaatagagattccgaaaagtacacttgttatgttattttgagagggaggaggctgttccagaagcataggagatgtttgttgttacaagacattaaactactgactgaacTGATGACTATCGCCAGGAATACacgtgtccgtggtgcccactgcatatctgaggttagcgcgagcatccgttatcttattttggaaaaaaacacctgtcgagtctctgttcaagtgaacggagcatggatgGTTTTGAACCTGcagtgcgcacgcagccaaattacatcatacctgtttacaaactctaaaggggtctatagggccaaggcaatattttttcataggggccGTTTGATGCAGCCTACTGGTTAATATGGTAAAAACGcgccagaaaaaaaaacatctcactgattcttgagaaagtggctaaaacaggttgtaatgttgacagaaaaaaacaaagtgaattacaaaattatatggtatatcctcgtagactaaggtcttggcttttcagaaatgcacaaggccaatctccccattatgtattttttcagaaatcaggcttttctccgatcataccttgttttttgtcaacaccgtcagacacaattaaaagttattaaaattgtattgatttggttgcatatgtatctggagtttttaagtgattatgtgtattttttggttcacacatatgcctttaaatgttgaaaattcacttttgttctattttaatactgtttcatgtgttctaattttaaaatatgtaccgtcatacgatgcttacttaacgcctaaatagaacaaacaattttttgtaatttcacaaatattcgtgtaggcttacattggctattactttgatatttcaacaactcctaaggaaaatgttgtaagcacattcctttaaaatgtccaaaactccttcttacggtggtgacttaagaactgacggtggtgacagtaatctgaggccTAATTAGTATCTGCATTTAgctaaataaatagccctctcaagtcaatggcatcttgcataaacactttatttttgtgtgtgcacagtatgagcatgtgtttttacttcattagttagattatctaggaagtaagccactggttgttgaacatgtggtaaaaacagcttttaagttgttcaaatccaaaatatagaggtgtattatcatagatgtaggtcttgcctgtgcagtgaatgcattggccaagctccccatgttttaacatttttcataaaatgggctctttcttgttttgtcaacagcggcagacagaattagaagtaaaaacacatgtttactgtattaaagtgaattactttaacaattcaacataactgtagatacttattgcatgcatattcttaaaacatgtcaaaaacatgtaaaacatgtgttttttggtgaacaacaaaaaaacctcctaatgcacctcagtggtggctagagtatcattttggatcacaattattactaacatgcctagtaatgtttcattaaccagcacaatttagtaaaatatggaacaacatgatgagcagaacaaaatctgacggtggtgacatctgacggtgtgagacaaaaaaacactcttttaaatattatgcattgtttgttcacattagccatttcattttcgctctgtttcttgggtgcttcataccttttctgaaaaaaattatatttattaacattaatgtaatacaatactattaaaacccccgacggtgttgacagtttatggttgggacagtaccagtgtccaaacaacacattgaggacaaaataataaacttacaggagcttcagtgatggtgaagtaggcagtagagctaaaggtttgaaaaggggtcctcagtaatgaaaattaccttgttcatacctgattttattgtcttttagaaaaaatctgacggtggtgaccaatatgctggacacattttgagcaatcagtaaataatagtaaatattggtttacatccactatgtgtacatctgtagaaccactttaatatggtcttccacatcacagtgatattgttcaattctgttagtgatttttgtattttaagtcaattgaaatgatgatgccagtccttgggacaggcgtttttacagggagtggacaggtttatagccatgaaaagtaataaaattacacttaaatatttcaaacaactgtgtattcgtgtgacagaccccttggccattacctgggttcattttgtttgtgaaaatgtagttgattttcaacagaattaatattttactgcagggacatgtttttgccaaactttcaagaatcagtgatctaTTACCCTGCCTTTCCTTTTTTGCTGAAATACTCTGTGAAAAGATAGACTTAAGTACTGTATGCTGTGTTATTTGCTGTGAAATCTTACATGATCTACGTGATGTCCTTGGAACGGTGTCAGGCAGGAAACACTTTctaaagagagatagaaacaaaaagaagcaaaaaaatGTAGACTTGTGAAACCCAATGAATAAATTGTGCAATAAATGAATAATGTGCCTAACTGTGGATTTATGATCTTTGATCTCAATCAAATCTCAATAATAAAGAATACAAATCTATCTATACTGTTATTAACACTTTTGACTGATTAATGTATATTCATTTGACCATCAATCAAGCATTCATCTGTAACATTCCTAATAAACATGCAACACACCTTTTTCTACTTGGCCATTCAGCCATGAATTGCTCTGTTTAAAATAATGAATAGAAGATTGATATATAAGCTTGATACATAagcttgatatatatatatacagtatatacctgtatatacctatacacttgaagcacggcttaccaatatgAAAGCGCTaaacgcgacatccgaatttaaacccttctTCTTGTTAgcgtgattcagctgtctgtgctGTCTGCTACCGGCGGTTCtgataaaactggttaaacagggagacacactgtttaacagcgatggtgaaacacggtactgcagaaaatgaagcacaatttctaaatgacttTGAGTCAATGGCAGCGAATCTgatttttaattggctttccgccgatgccccaccagtttttgaagcacattatGATATGCTTATACCAATAGCGCCAAAatgtgtggattaagtgaaaggttTTCTTtagatttctgcggtcaagacagcattttaaggtaaggttatatttgtccgctgtaacatgtttggttgttgatgaagcttgctgCTTAGGAACGGGTTGACTCGCTCACCCATGGATGGGTTCTCAATTCAagtctttcccgtagcctgttttcaagttaacggcaggcctatGCAAGCTTTTGGCAGCTCGCGTGTACAGTGTACTTCGGTCGCAACGGCATGTtcgtggccactcttgacttcatttctattagttctacctagcagaataaaaacacaccctttctggaatgaggactgtggtgatgtgtttttctgttcaatgcattgatATGAATTGTTGCTGCAAGATGCAacgcaaacatttggattgtattttcaagtcgtgcAGTGAAGGATGcgaaatgcaacgtggtagaatgacttggtaacctagggagctgtctgaagaggtcaaaattcacaatttaagagcgttttattttaaaaatgtcatctgggggagaccccactagtttggcttggttacagaatttgtgcttaccaacatcacacctCCCAAAACCACCActggtgtgtatatatatatagcagaatatactgtttgatattttgtgaTGGATAGTTTTTCGGGTTCTGATGTTTCAATGGAGGAGGTTGATGGTCTGGGTTATCTTTTTGAACCAGAATAGAGCTTGGAAGTGACGTCaattcccccgatttcatgggacctcaacggcgttttttatccgaaaatcgtagcatgtaatccaatggcgttATTAAAATGAtttttcgatccccttcgagttatGCCACGAGCTCCacgtatgttgtttctgatatttttgtttaatttttcgtacgaacccctaaacttttaaaaaaagctgtgttccttcacatttttaatgcagacggcctcggaacaaaacattgatacttctgcatgaataatctttatctagcgtcttaaacagcatatttgtagcccagcgcgtGTAAttactgagatcggaagatatttactcgctaccatgttgttagatggtcagcttaggtcccgtgaaatgcgcaACTAAGGGACGCGACTTTCAAGCTCGGCACAAGATGCTGTGAGGATGGCTCAAACCGAGGATCCAGAGACATAGGACATGAAAATGTGTCTTCTGGATTCCTgaggctcgtctttggtggacaaaaataaaatggattactatgatgTATCACTTTGTTGATCAATTTTGCGGACGCCTGTGGAAGACGGAAGCTGAGCGAGGTAGGTGCGCCATTTCTGATCACTCCAAATGTATCATGTCTGTACAAGCTAACGGAATGGTTATCCACTGGATGGAGttgtatagggagggaa
The nucleotide sequence above comes from Engraulis encrasicolus isolate BLACKSEA-1 unplaced genomic scaffold, IST_EnEncr_1.0 scaffold_249_np1212, whole genome shotgun sequence. Encoded proteins:
- the LOC134442824 gene encoding protein NLRC3-like — encoded protein: MDLIEIKDHKSTVRHIIHLLHNLFIGFHKSTFFCFFLFLSLFRKCFLPDTVPRTSRRSCNDNYRTIFTQHKDYLKKQVENIRERVLNPDSQKPHGSIDTTLYITEGEYKAVDVEHGVAQVEVRGSEDTQINYNDIFNPLPGQNGPIRAVLTKGAPGIGKTVLVQRFISDWADGKANQDIDVVILLPLRLLNRIKREISLQQLLSQLYPSLQEWVNSVKLEDYQILFIFFALDECNLPLNFEQNRKLSDISQKASVDTLVTSLIMGSLVPNARIWITSRHVASDQIPPEVIDKVTEVRGFTDVQKEEYFKRHISDEGLAERIISHIKASRSIQAMCRLPVFCWIAATVLQQMEFSDEIPTTLTEMFIHFLLIQTTSRHKYQGDNKSAKQDTLEAQKHNILKLAELAFKQLNEGNLMFSHNDLKQCGLDKTEALVYSGLCTATLKGQAAIFGEMYTFVQITIQEFLAALYIFVSYVKEDTEALRPLLMKKSSMQKIPRKHPSLEELLRCAVNSALESKSGHLDLFVRFLHGMAMESNQKVLRVLLACQQDNPRYISNPDCLKRAAQNLKDIKRKDISPDRWINLLYCLVEIHDTTVHQEVQAFMHSETGALKRLKPAHCSALASTLMMAAMPMDEFDLKKYKTSDEGRRRLVPAVRSCKKALLADCRLTAKSCEIVASALKAPRSLLRELDMSHNNMQDSGVKHLSSGLRNSNCKLETLRLSACGITGKGCELLASALTANPAHLKELDLSSNHLKEAQLRTLQSIKENPESALEILR